The Desulfovibrio legallii genome includes the window GCGTCGCGTTTACAGGGTCCGTATCATAGGCAAGCACATCTTTTCCGAAATGCCGCAACGCCTGATAAAGCATGACGGCGATCATGGATTTGCCCACCCCGCCTTTTCCTTGGAGTATGAAATGTATCGTTGCCATGTTGCTTCCTGTTAAATGAGCCTTTCGTCAGAGAGTTCCTGCGTTTTGAAGGCCGCCTCGGCCTTAGAGGCCGGGGCCTGGGCTATGCGCGGGCCTTCATGCTTTTCTTCCTGTTTTTCCCTGGCTCCGCCGCAGTTCTCTGTGCTGTGGGCCTCTTCCCGCCTGCATTTTTCCGACGGCGTCTTTTTGCCTTTGCGGTGGCCGTCCTTCTGCTTTGCGTAAGCGCGGAACGCCCCGTAACACATGGTTATTTTCTTCTCTGTCCTGAGCAGGTCGTAGGCGCTCGCAACGGTGTAGCCCTGTTCCAGCAGGGCAACGACTTCCTGCTGCACCGCGTAGAACTGGACGCGCGCCATGCCGGGTCTAAGCCGCGGCATAGACGCCTCGCTGCCAGTTTTGCAGGAAAGGCAAAATGCCCGTGGTTATATTCTGGGACAGCTGCGCAACCGTCGGCGCTTTGCCGCGACGGAACAACGCAGACCACAGGCCCCAGGCCGGACCACGCTTTGTCTGGCCGTCTACAAAGCGGCCCAGCAGGGCCTCAAAGAGCGGGCGCGCCGCTTCCAATTTCGGATCCGGACGGCGCTGCGCCTCCAGGCGCTGCAGGCAGCGCCGAAGATCTTCTGCCTTTTTCGGTGCCAAAGGCGTTGCAGGTGCTGGCCCGCCGAAAGCCTGTGCCGATGTGGGGGTTTCGTAAGGCTCGTCCTGCCAGCGCCGGCAGCGCAGCCAGGTGCTGAGCAGGGGCACGCACCCGTTGCGCCAGTGTCGGTCATGGGCCTTGAAGCGCTCGACTATGCACAGCAGCTCATCAAGCATCGGCAGCTTGCGCGCGCTGGCCAAGGACAGGAAAATCCTTTGCGCCATGGCTTTGTCCTTTTTGACCGGCCAGGCGGCGAACAGGCGCTCAAAGGCAGCTGCTGCGCTTGAAGCCGGGCTATTTTCCCTTGGGGTGGGAAAAGAATCCCCCCTCCCCGACTCTGCGGGCAGAGGGTGACCCGCAGCCGCAAGGAAAGGCCTGCAAGAGGAGGCTGTCTTGCATGGGTGTGCGGCGGGAAGGGGGGAAAGGGGGGTATTATTCTTCTCTTTCTTCTTCTTATAAGAGGGCGCAGATTTTTCGCCCCCTATGCGCAGATTTTTCGCATGCGCAGACGCAGATTCTGCGCTATCCGCCCAGGTCGCCAGATCGGCCTCGGCCAAGGCGATATAGTGGCGCGCCCGCGGACTCAGCAGCAGCCGGTAAGCATTGCGCCCGTCCGACTGTTGCTCAATATTGATGTACTGAAGTGCTGACAGCCTTTTGAGGTGGTGCTGGATGGAGCGCACGCTGAGATCGCACAGCCGCGCCAAAAGCTGCTGCGGCAGCCCGCATATGCCTCTCGCGGAGTGTCGGGACAGCAGCACATAGAGAAACCGGGCATGGCTGCTGACGGCAGGATCATAACAGATGTATTCGGCAAAAAATTTGTCGCTAACCCGCAAAAAATGCGCAGAAGGAATCAGGGTTTCCATGCTTCGCCGCCTTCTTTTTCTGGCGGAAAAAAGGCAAAGAAGAAGCCCCCCAAGGCTTGACGCCTGGTCCTGCTGCGGGTATAGTCTCTTCAACGTTTGTGAGAGACTTCCCCGCTAGGGGCGGCCGCGCATTGTGTTCCAGCACAGTGCGCGGTTTTCTTTGGTCTTTTTCCTAAAAAGTTTCTGTCGTTGCCTCTGTTGCCGTTTCAGGAGCGTCGGGCGCTCCCGGTTCATCCGCATGCCAAAAATCCAGGAAGCGAATGCATCTGCAGACTACTTCCGTGACGTAGTGCGTGATGTCGCCCTGATCCACCCATCTGCGGGTTTTCAGGGCCCCTTCCACATAGACAAGACTGCCCTTGCCGATGCGGTCCGCGCACAGCTCCGCCACCTTGCCGTAGGCGATCACCTGGTGCCAGTCCGTAGCCTCAACGCGATCACCCTCGGCATTCCTGTAAGAGCCGTCAGTGGCTATCCGCAGCTTCGCAACAGGCGTACCGGTGGTTGCGGTATAGCGCAGCTCCACATCGTGTCCCAGGCGGCCAAGCAGCGTGACGCGATTGATCATGGACTTGCCTCCCCGTCTCGGTCAGGCCGACGCCGCAATCGCCTGGGCCGGGTACTGCGCAACCAGGCGCTGCTGCATCTGAGGGCTCAGCATGTGCTTGAATTTGTAGGCCGTGCGGATAAGAGCGCGCTTTTGCGCTTTGTCCATCTCCTCGATCAGAGTGCGAGTCATAAAATCCCGCACCGCCGGATCCTTGGAATCGCAGATGTCGTCCAGCAGCAACCTCTGTTCTTCGTTACGATGCCTCTTCATGTGATCCTCCTTGGGTCTTGGCTGCATCATCAGGCCGGAGCCGCCACGCTCCGACGACGGCCCCGGAGGGCCGTTTCGCTTGAGGCTAATCCTCGTCCAGAGCCGTATCGCTGTCTCCCCTGAGCCATGCCAAAGCATCCACGATTCCCTGTTTATAGCTCATTCCGGTGTTCCCTTCGTCCGCACAACACCGCAAGACAGCCTCCTCAATGCCTTCCAGGGCCCAGTTTTCCACACGGGCAATTTCAGTTTCAGTTCTTACGATTTGCATGTCACATCTCCATGAGCAGTTTCACGAGGAAGTATTCATTCAAGGCAGGGCTTCCCACTCTGTACCCTTTTGGGTAAAGAAGAAGCGGCCTGCGGATCGACAAAGCAGAAATGAAAAAGCCCCCATGCGCACGGGCAGGAACCCGGGTACGCATGAGGGCTTTCTGGGGAAAAGGCAAAAGCGTAGAGATTCGCCCAACAGAGCGAATTTCCACGCTTTTGTGAAGAGTGGCGTCACCAACGGGATTTGAACCCGTCTTAACGGCTTGAGAGGCCGCCGTCCTAACCGGATAGACGATGGTGACAGCGAGGTTTGTGTTTACGGATTACGCGCCGCTTTGTCAAGCGATTTTAACCTGAATCACAAAAAAGCGGGCATTGCCCTGCCGGCGCACCTGGTGCTATTATCGGGCTATTACGCAAAAGGGGGATACACATGCACCAGTTTGGGAGGGAGCTTACAGGCGCGCGTCGCGGCTTCGCTCCATGGTTTGGTCTGTTGCTGGCTACGCTCGCGTGCCTGATCCTGCTTCAGGGCTGCGGCGGGCGGCAGGCGCAATCCCCGCATCAGGCCGGCCTGCCCTCCTGGATGGGCACGGTGGAGGATCTGCGCCGCTTCCCGCAGGACTTGAACGTTTACGCCTCGCGCGCCGGAAAGGACAAACCGCTGTTTTCCGTGGCGGAGCAGAACGCGCAGGCAGCGCGTTTCATGCGCATTTACTTCGGTCCCTGGGATATGGATAAGACATCGGTGCGCAAACGCGACGCAGCCGCCATTTTCCACCGGGCGCGAGGCTTCCGGTACGCTGACGTGCGCTGGACGCAGGAGGCGTGGGACGCCATAAGCCGCAACGCGAACATGGGCGATTTCCCTTCCCGCAGTACACGGGCCATCACTGTGCGCGCCACCAATCTGAGGGAAATGCCTACCAACGAAACCCGTTTTTCCGAACCTACGCCGAACCCGCAGGCCAACCCCTTTGACTATTTTCAGTACTCTCTCCTTCCGGTGGGTACGCCGCTGCTTATTGCCCACACCACCAGGGACGGACAATGGCATTTTGTTGAATGCCCCATAGCTGCCGGCTGGGTGGCCGCGGCTGATGTGGCCGCCGTGGACGCAGGCTTTGCGCGCGCCTATCGCAACGGCCCCTTTGCCGCGGTGCTGCGCGACCAGGTGCGCCTTGCCGCAACGGACGGAAATGTGGTCACGGCCGGCATCGGCGCCCTGCTGCCCTTGCGGGGCGAGGGACAGGACGGCGAAGATCGGCTGCGCGTGCTGCTGCCGCTGCGCGGTCCTGACGGCATGGCTGGAGCGGATAGCGTGGCCCTGCCCCGCACGGACGCCGCCCCTTGGCCCTTGCCGCCCACCCCCGGCACGGTGGCCCAGCTGGGCGACCTTATGCTGGGCCAGCACTACGGCTGGGGCGGCATGTTCGGCCTGCGGGACTGCTCCGCTCTGACCCGCGACCTGCTGGCCCCTTTCGGCATCTGGCTGCCGCGAAATTCCGTGGCCCAGGCCCGCACGGGATCCGTTATGTCGCTGGAAGGCATGAGTACGGCTGAAAAAGAGGCCACAATTCTGCGCTACGGCGTGCCCTTCCTCAGCCTGGTGGGCATGCGCGGCCACATCATGCTCTATGTGGGCAATTACCGCGGCCGCCCGGCCATTTTCCACAATGTCTGGGGCGTGCGGGTCGTGGAAAACGGCGACGACGACGCCCGCCTGGTTCTGGGCCGGGCCGTGGTCACGTCCATTACGCCGGGCGCGGAATTGCCGAACCTGTACCGGCCCGTCACCTTTGCGGACAGGCTGCGCACCCTGTCCACGCCGGCGGATACGCTGCGGTGAGAACCCTGCAGCTGCGCATTCCGGCGACCGCGGCCGGGCAGCGCCTGGACCGCGCACTGGGGCAGGCGCTGCCAGACGTCTCCCGCGCGGCGCTGCAAAAGGCCATCCGGGCCGGGCTCTGCCGAGTGGACGGTCTGCCCCAAACAAGCCCGGACTGCCGCGCCCGTGCGGGGCAGGCGGTGGAAATCCTGATGCCAGAGGCGGATTCTCCCCTCCAGGCGGAGGAAGGCCACCTGGAAATCCTCTGGCACGACGAACACCTGGCGGTGTGCAACAAACCCGCCGGGCTCACCGTGCATCCCTGCCCTTCCTGCCCGGAGCATACGCTGGTGCAGCGGCTGCTGGTGCGGTTCCCGCAGCTGAGGAAGCTGGAGGGCCTGCGCCCCGGCATTGTCCACCGCCTGGACAAAGATACCAGCGGCCTTTTGGTCGTGGCCCTGACCGAGGCGGACCGCCTGGCCCTGAGCGCCGCCTTTGCTCGCCGGGCCGTGCACAAGGAGTATCTGGCCCTGGTGCACGGATGCCCCCCTGAGGAAGGCGCGTGCCGTGAACCCCTGGGCCGCCACCCTACCGTCAAGGTCAAGTGTGCCGTGCTGCCCGAGGCCCAGGGAGGCAAGCCCGCCCACACGGTCTGGCGGCGGCTCTGGAGCGCGCCGGACGGACGCTGCTCCTTGCTGGCCGTGCGCATATTTACGGGCCGCACCCATCAGATCCGGGTTCACCTGGCCCATGTGGGGTACCCCTTGCTGGGCGACCGCCTCTATGCGCCTAAGGATGTGCGGGCCCTGGCTCCCCGCCAGATGCTGCACGCCTGGCGGCTGGAATTTGCGCACCCTGTGGACGGCGTCCCCCTACGTTTTTCCTGCCCGCCTCCGGAGGACATGCTGCAAACTGTCGTAGCGGCCGGGCGTCGCATGCGGCGCGTGGTGGTAACGGGCAACCCCGGCAGCGGCAAATCCGCCCTGACGGAAGAGTTTGCGCGCGCGGGCATCCCCACCGTAAGCGCCGACGCCCTTGTGGCCCAGCTCTATGCGCCAGGCGGCGAAGCCGGACCGTGGCTGGCGCGTCTGGCTCCGGAAGCGAACATCCTGACGCCGCAAGGCGGGGTGGACAAGACTGCCCTGCTTGCCGCCATGCGCCATAGCCCCGGCCTGCGGCAAGAAGTGGAGCGCCTGGTGCACGCCTTGGTGCGTAAAGCCGTGGAGCAATTCTGGACCACGGCCGAGGCGGGCGGCGCGTCCTTGGCTGTGGCCGAGGTGCCGCTCTATTTTGAAAGCGGCTGGCAGGGCGCTTTTACGCCTGCACCGCTGGTGGTCGGCGTGCGCTGCCCGCGGGAACTGCGCGATAGGCGCATCCGCGCAACCCGCGGCTGGAGCGAGGACAAGCTGGAGGCTCTTGAATCCTGGCAGTGGCCGGAGGCGCGCAAGCTGGCCGTCTGCGACCTTGTGGTGGACAATGCGGGCGACAGGGAAGCCTTGCACAGCGCCGCCCAAAGGCTTGTCGATGACCTTGCGGCAGAAGCGCGGGCCGATGAAGCCCGCCGTACGCAGGCCTTTGCCGGCCTCTGGCGTGACCAGAAATGACGCCGCGGCGCGCCCTTTAACGATATTTCGAACTTAAGCATTTTTTTCGCGGGGTTCTTGACATTTTTCCTTGATAGGAGCTATAGCACCTGTAAATATAATAAACAATACCAACGAGTTTGAGTCGCCCATGCCGGACCTTCCGCAGCCCACAACCCTCGCCTGCGCCAACCCTTTGGTGCTGGCCCTGGAAATCACCAGCGCCGCCCTGTTGCACGACAACAAGGAGGAATTTCTGGCTGCCGCCTTGGCGACCATAGGGGAAACGCTGCACTGCGGGCAGGTGACGCTGGTTGAGCGGCAAGGCGAACACTGGGCTGCGCCGCTTATCTGGCAAAGCTCCGGATACGGCCGCACCTTGCCGGATCCCACACTGGAAGAGCTGGCCCCGGTGTTGGAGAGCTTCGACCAGCGCAAGGGCCTGGCTGTTGAGGCGGTGGATGCGCTGCCGGAAACGCCGCTCAAGGCTTTTCTTGCCCAACGCCAGGTGCTTTCAGCCTACTGCATTCCCATTATTCATGAAGGGGGCCTGTACGGGGGCATATGTCTTACCCGCAGGCGCCACCAGCAGGCGTGGTCGCTGGAAGAATCCAGCATCTGCCATCTCATGAGCAATATTCTGGCCATTGCCCTGCTCCACTTTCGGCTTTACAACAGGATCAAGCACAAGCACCAGCAGTTGCGCGACATTCTCAATGCCTTCAGCGAGCCCGTGTGCATTGTGGATATGGATACCTATGAAATCCTGTTCATGAACAAAAAACAGCAGGAAAGCGCGCTCGAACCCAACTCCAGGAGCAAAATCTGCTACCGTCGGCTGATGGGGCGCGCCGGGCCGTGCCCCTTCTGCACCAATGCCATAATCGCCAGGCAAGCGGGCACGCCCTACCAATGGACCTATACGGACGAGAAAAGCCAGCGTTCGTTTTCCGTGGTGGACAAAGCCATCCACTGGGACAACAACAAGCTGGTCCGGCTTTCCATTGCCACGGACGTCACAGATCTTCTGCACACCCAGCGCGAACGGCAGAAGGCGGTGATGGCCTCCCAGGCCAAAAGCGAATTTCTCGCCCACATGAGCCACGAAATCCGCACCCCCATGAACGGCATCATCGGCCTTACCCTGCTGGCCCTGCAATCCAATCCCAGCCCGGAACAGCGCGACTATCTGCAAAAAATCCGCACCTCGGCCACCAGCCTGCTGGGCATCATCAACGACATCCTGGACCTTTCCAAGATCGAAGCCAACAAGATGGTGCTGGACGAGGCCAACTACAGCCTGGACGACGTGCTGGAATTCGTCCACACTTCCATCCGCTTTCCGCTGGAGCAAAAAGGGCTTTCCTATGAATGCCGGGTGGACGACCTTGTGCCGCGCAAGCTCTGGGGGGACGGCCTGCGCCTCAAACAGGTGCTGCTCAATCTTTTGAGCAATGCCGTGAAGTTCACGGCCAGCGGGGGCGTGCGCCTGCTCATAACGATCGAGAACGGCAACAGCGAAGACTGCCTGCACTTCTGCGTACAGGATACGGGCATGGGCATCAGCAAGGAATACCAGCAACACCTTTTTGAACCCTATACCCAGGCCAGCTCCAGCATCAGCCGCCGCTTCGGCGGCACAGGCCTGGGACTGACCATCTGCAAACGCATGGCAGAGCTGATGGAAGGCAGCCTCTGGTGCGAAAGCGAGCTGGGCAAGGGCACCACCTTCCACCTGCGCCTCCCCTGCCGCCCGGCCCGCAATATCTATTGTCAGCCAGAGGAAGAGCCCGCGCCGCCGCTGCCGGACCTTCTCCGGAACCGTCGCGTGCTCCTAGTGGAAGATAATGAGATCAATCAGGAAGTGGCGAGGGCCATGCTGCTGCAGGCCGGCCTGCGCTGCGATCTGGCCCAGAACGGCAGCGAAGCCGTGCGCATGGTGCGCTCCACAGCCTACGACCTGGTGCTTATGGACATTTACATGCCCGTCATGGACGGTCTGCACGCCACCAGGGAAATCCGCCGTTATCTGGAGCAGCGCGGCGGCGGCCATTTGCCCATCATTGCCATGACGGCCATGACCCTTCCCGAAAACGTGGAGGAAATGATCGCCGCCGGCATGGACGACCACATAGCCAAACCTTTCAACCAGGCCGTCCTGCGCAAGAAGCTCAGCCGCTGGCTGCAGTCGGCCGCCCAAGCCCATGTCTCCGCATCCTAAGATTCCCAAAACCAACGCCGCCCGCCTGCTGGAAAACCTGGGCATAGCCTTTACACTCCACAGCGCGCCGGTGGACGAGGCCGATCTTTCCGCCGTCGGTATGGCCCGTAAGCTGGGCGTGCCGCCCCAGTGCGTGTTTAAAACTCTGGTGGCCAGGGGCGACAAAACCGGCGTGCTCATGGCCTGCATCCCAGCCCCTGCGGAGCTGGACCTTAAGGCTCTGGCCGCCGCTTCCGGCAACAAGCACGTCGCCATGGTCCCCCTCAAGGAGGTGCGTCCGCTCACCGGCTATGTGCGCGGGGGCTGCTCCCCCCTGGGGGGCAAGAAAGCCTACCCCGTTTTTCTGGATGAAAGCGCCGCGGGGCAGGAGGCCATTTTTGTCAGCGCCGGGCTGCGCGGTGTGCAGCTGCGCCTTGCCCCGGCGGATTTGCTCCTGGCCGCGCACGGCGTGTACGCGCGCTGCGCAAAAATCACTTCCCCCGCTCCCGCCGACAGGTAAGTCCTTTTTACTATGGCCGTTCCGCGCCCCGGCTTTTCTTTGTCTTTTGCTACGTTTTTCCGTTCATATTGACATCCGGAGCGCTTTGCGTACTTTGAAAAAAGTACGCATTGCCATTTTACGCCGTAGCCATTGCGGCGTTCTCCTGCCGCGCGGCACGCCACCGGCCTGTTTCCACCTCCGGAGCTGCTATGAAAAACCACAATCTGTTTCTGACGCTGGTTCTTGTCACCTTCCTGCTGCTGTTGGGGGTCTGGATACTTTCCTTTTTCCGTTCCAGCGTAGCCGTAAAACGGATATCGGCGACGCAGCCCGCGTCGGCCGCGCCCACGCCCTCATCGGCTGCAGGCCCTCAGGCCTTGTTCAATCCTCCCCGCCCTGAGGACGCGCCGGAAAAAATCCGGCCCCAGGTGCTGCTGGGCTACAAGATCATGACTGAGACCCAAAAGTACGCCACAGGCTACGCGGGCAACGCGCTTTCCTGTTCCAGCTGCCATTTTGACGGCGGCCGCAGCCTTGAGAGCATCCCCCTGGTGGGGACGGCCGCCACCTACCCTCAGTACCGCAGCCGCCAGAAGTACACGACCGACCTGGCCCTGCGGGTGCAGGACTGTTTTGAGCGCAGCATGAACGGCAAGGCCCCGGCTCTGGACAGCCAGATCATGCAGTCCCTGCTGGTTTATCTGCAATGGATTTCCAAAGACATTCCCGTGTACGCCAAGCTGCCCTGGGCCTTGCCGCACGACCTGGGCAACGCCCACAAGCCGGACCAGGACAAAGGCGCGCAGGTCTACGTCCAGGTCTGCGCCCGTTGCCACGGCGACGACGGCCAGGGTACGGACATCGCCCCACCCCTCTGGGGCGAGGGCTCCTATAACGACGGCGCGGGCATGCACCGGGTGCGCACCTTCTCCGTATTTACCTGGAAGTTCATGCCCAAAAGCGCGCCTTCGCTCAGCCAGGAAGAAGCCCTGGATGTGGCGGCCTTCGTCAACAGCCGCCCCAGGCCCAAGTTTGTGGCAAGCCATCCGGAAACCATTGAGCGGGTCATTCCCCTGCCGGAAGGAAAGTAGGCCATGGTCTTCCCCATCCTGCACATTCCCGGTCTGGGCGACGGCATGACCATCGCCCTGGACGCCGTGCTGCACGTGCTCATCAGTCACGGCCTGGCCATCGGCTTCATGACGGTGCTTGTTCTGTTCCAGACGCTCGCCTGGCGCGGCAAGGGGGCCTTCTGGGCGCGCATTGCCCGCCGCCTGCTGGGCACGGCCGTGGTCATCACCACCTCGGTGGGCGCGGTGACCGGCGTGGGCATCTGGTTCATTACCGGCGCACTGGCGCCGGAGGGCATTGGCGCCCTTATCCACCTCTTTTTCTGGCCCTGGTTCATCGAATGGATGGCCTTTACCTCTGAAGTTTCCCTGCTGCTCATCTATTACTACCTTTGGGACAAACTGCAGGAAAGCCGCCCCGGCCTGCTGGCCGCCGTGGGCTGGAGCTATGTGACCATGGCGGTCATTTCCGCCATCCTCATCTCCGGCATTCTGGGCTTTATGCTCACGCCGGACGCCTGGCCCTGGGGCCAGGCATTTACAGAGGCCTACTTCAATCCCACCTTTATTCCTCAGGTTTTCCTGCGCCTGGGCGCGGGGCTCTGCCTGGGCGCGCTGCTGGCGCTGGGCTGGATAGCCTGGCGCTTTGACGGCACTGGGCCGCAACGCGCCCGCGCGCTGCGCTGCACCGGGGGGCTGGCCTTGGGGGCGGCCCTGGTTGCAGGCCTCAGCGCCTGGGTTTACTTTTCGCGCATTCCGGCCACCTACCTGACCCACTGGAAGTTTGCGGTGGCCACTTCCTACCTTTCGCAGCTGCCGGACTTTCTGCCGCTGCTCAACCTCGCTGCGGCGCTCTGCATTGTGCTGGCCGCGCTGGCGGGCGCGTGCCGCAGGCCGTTGCTCAGCCGCGCGCTCTGCATCCCGGCTTTGCTCTGCTGCGTGACCCTGTTCATGGAGTTTGAGCGGGTGCGCGAATTTGTGCGCGGCCCCTACCTGGTGCCGGGCTACATGTACGCCAACCAGATTCCCCTGGCGGAAAACGAAGCCCTGCTGGCCCGCAATGCCCCCTTGCTGCCCCGCGCCAGCTGGATCAATGTGGAGAGCAAGCTCTCCCCCCGCGAAACGGCCGGGCGCGCGCTGTTTGCCGCCAATTGCGGCGTCTGCCACGCGGAAAGCGGCATCAACGGCATTGACCACCGCCTGGCCGGGCGCAGCCTGGACGGCGTGGCCGCCATGGTGGGCATAACCCAGCACCTGGCCCCCTATATGACGCCCTTTACCGGCTCGGAAGAGGAGCGTCTGTTGCTGGCCCACTATATTTACGGCCTTGCCACCGCGCACGCCGGCACGGACCGGACCGTGAAGGAGAAGTAACCATGCCCCGGTGGAACGACCTCTTCCTGGCCCTGCCTGTGCCTGAGGGCGTACTGGACGCCCTGCTTTTCATCAGCTTTGGGCTGCACTTGCTGTTTGTACTGCTGATGTTGGGCACGGCCATGCTGGGCCTGGCTTTGTTTCTGCACGCCCTGC containing:
- a CDS encoding single-stranded DNA-binding protein, which encodes MINRVTLLGRLGHDVELRYTATTGTPVAKLRIATDGSYRNAEGDRVEATDWHQVIAYGKVAELCADRIGKGSLVYVEGALKTRRWVDQGDITHYVTEVVCRCIRFLDFWHADEPGAPDAPETATEATTETF
- a CDS encoding ATP-binding protein, whose protein sequence is MPDLPQPTTLACANPLVLALEITSAALLHDNKEEFLAAALATIGETLHCGQVTLVERQGEHWAAPLIWQSSGYGRTLPDPTLEELAPVLESFDQRKGLAVEAVDALPETPLKAFLAQRQVLSAYCIPIIHEGGLYGGICLTRRRHQQAWSLEESSICHLMSNILAIALLHFRLYNRIKHKHQQLRDILNAFSEPVCIVDMDTYEILFMNKKQQESALEPNSRSKICYRRLMGRAGPCPFCTNAIIARQAGTPYQWTYTDEKSQRSFSVVDKAIHWDNNKLVRLSIATDVTDLLHTQRERQKAVMASQAKSEFLAHMSHEIRTPMNGIIGLTLLALQSNPSPEQRDYLQKIRTSATSLLGIINDILDLSKIEANKMVLDEANYSLDDVLEFVHTSIRFPLEQKGLSYECRVDDLVPRKLWGDGLRLKQVLLNLLSNAVKFTASGGVRLLITIENGNSEDCLHFCVQDTGMGISKEYQQHLFEPYTQASSSISRRFGGTGLGLTICKRMAELMEGSLWCESELGKGTTFHLRLPCRPARNIYCQPEEEPAPPLPDLLRNRRVLLVEDNEINQEVARAMLLQAGLRCDLAQNGSEAVRMVRSTAYDLVLMDIYMPVMDGLHATREIRRYLEQRGGGHLPIIAMTAMTLPENVEEMIAAGMDDHIAKPFNQAVLRKKLSRWLQSAAQAHVSAS
- the ybaK gene encoding Cys-tRNA(Pro) deacylase, which encodes MSPHPKIPKTNAARLLENLGIAFTLHSAPVDEADLSAVGMARKLGVPPQCVFKTLVARGDKTGVLMACIPAPAELDLKALAAASGNKHVAMVPLKEVRPLTGYVRGGCSPLGGKKAYPVFLDESAAGQEAIFVSAGLRGVQLRLAPADLLLAAHGVYARCAKITSPAPADR
- a CDS encoding c-type cytochrome, which produces MKNHNLFLTLVLVTFLLLLGVWILSFFRSSVAVKRISATQPASAAPTPSSAAGPQALFNPPRPEDAPEKIRPQVLLGYKIMTETQKYATGYAGNALSCSSCHFDGGRSLESIPLVGTAATYPQYRSRQKYTTDLALRVQDCFERSMNGKAPALDSQIMQSLLVYLQWISKDIPVYAKLPWALPHDLGNAHKPDQDKGAQVYVQVCARCHGDDGQGTDIAPPLWGEGSYNDGAGMHRVRTFSVFTWKFMPKSAPSLSQEEALDVAAFVNSRPRPKFVASHPETIERVIPLPEGK
- a CDS encoding TraK family protein, giving the protein MPRLRPGMARVQFYAVQQEVVALLEQGYTVASAYDLLRTEKKITMCYGAFRAYAKQKDGHRKGKKTPSEKCRREEAHSTENCGGAREKQEEKHEGPRIAQAPASKAEAAFKTQELSDERLI
- a CDS encoding c-type cytochrome translates to MVFPILHIPGLGDGMTIALDAVLHVLISHGLAIGFMTVLVLFQTLAWRGKGAFWARIARRLLGTAVVITTSVGAVTGVGIWFITGALAPEGIGALIHLFFWPWFIEWMAFTSEVSLLLIYYYLWDKLQESRPGLLAAVGWSYVTMAVISAILISGILGFMLTPDAWPWGQAFTEAYFNPTFIPQVFLRLGAGLCLGALLALGWIAWRFDGTGPQRARALRCTGGLALGAALVAGLSAWVYFSRIPATYLTHWKFAVATSYLSQLPDFLPLLNLAAALCIVLAALAGACRRPLLSRALCIPALLCCVTLFMEFERVREFVRGPYLVPGYMYANQIPLAENEALLARNAPLLPRASWINVESKLSPRETAGRALFAANCGVCHAESGINGIDHRLAGRSLDGVAAMVGITQHLAPYMTPFTGSEEERLLLAHYIYGLATAHAGTDRTVKEK
- a CDS encoding NlpC/P60 family N-terminal domain-containing protein; this encodes MHQFGRELTGARRGFAPWFGLLLATLACLILLQGCGGRQAQSPHQAGLPSWMGTVEDLRRFPQDLNVYASRAGKDKPLFSVAEQNAQAARFMRIYFGPWDMDKTSVRKRDAAAIFHRARGFRYADVRWTQEAWDAISRNANMGDFPSRSTRAITVRATNLREMPTNETRFSEPTPNPQANPFDYFQYSLLPVGTPLLIAHTTRDGQWHFVECPIAAGWVAAADVAAVDAGFARAYRNGPFAAVLRDQVRLAATDGNVVTAGIGALLPLRGEGQDGEDRLRVLLPLRGPDGMAGADSVALPRTDAAPWPLPPTPGTVAQLGDLMLGQHYGWGGMFGLRDCSALTRDLLAPFGIWLPRNSVAQARTGSVMSLEGMSTAEKEATILRYGVPFLSLVGMRGHIMLYVGNYRGRPAIFHNVWGVRVVENGDDDARLVLGRAVVTSITPGAELPNLYRPVTFADRLRTLSTPADTLR
- a CDS encoding dephospho-CoA kinase, whose product is MRTLQLRIPATAAGQRLDRALGQALPDVSRAALQKAIRAGLCRVDGLPQTSPDCRARAGQAVEILMPEADSPLQAEEGHLEILWHDEHLAVCNKPAGLTVHPCPSCPEHTLVQRLLVRFPQLRKLEGLRPGIVHRLDKDTSGLLVVALTEADRLALSAAFARRAVHKEYLALVHGCPPEEGACREPLGRHPTVKVKCAVLPEAQGGKPAHTVWRRLWSAPDGRCSLLAVRIFTGRTHQIRVHLAHVGYPLLGDRLYAPKDVRALAPRQMLHAWRLEFAHPVDGVPLRFSCPPPEDMLQTVVAAGRRMRRVVVTGNPGSGKSALTEEFARAGIPTVSADALVAQLYAPGGEAGPWLARLAPEANILTPQGGVDKTALLAAMRHSPGLRQEVERLVHALVRKAVEQFWTTAEAGGASLAVAEVPLYFESGWQGAFTPAPLVVGVRCPRELRDRRIRATRGWSEDKLEALESWQWPEARKLAVCDLVVDNAGDREALHSAAQRLVDDLAAEARADEARRTQAFAGLWRDQK